The Streptomyces cynarae genome contains a region encoding:
- a CDS encoding LacI family DNA-binding transcriptional regulator: MATNKTQRVTMSDVARRAGVSRTTVSFVLNDKPGATIPDETRRRILEAIDELGYRPNAGARALAANRSGWFGLITEIVTGPFAAEVITGAQSRAWSDRRFLLIAASEGDPAQEAAALDQMLEHRVEGLLYATTWHRAVSLPKAAREVPTVLVNCYDAEGELPCILPDEVSGGYKATRRLLDAGHTRIGFINLDPAIPAAVGRREGYERALREAGITPDPSLVIAGWATADGAYTAACELLDRPAADRPTALFCGNDRMAMGAYDAIKERGLCIPHDVAVVGFDNQELIAAYLRPKLTTLALPFEAMGTKGVDMLAALAAGQPLDTRRVTIDCPLLERSSV, encoded by the coding sequence GTGGCCACCAACAAGACGCAGCGCGTGACCATGAGCGATGTGGCTCGCCGCGCGGGAGTCTCGAGGACCACGGTCTCCTTCGTCCTCAACGACAAGCCCGGCGCAACCATCCCCGACGAGACCCGTCGGCGGATCCTGGAGGCCATCGACGAGCTGGGCTACCGGCCCAACGCCGGGGCGCGGGCACTGGCCGCCAACCGCAGCGGGTGGTTCGGTCTGATCACCGAGATCGTGACCGGCCCCTTCGCCGCTGAGGTGATCACGGGCGCGCAGAGCCGCGCCTGGAGCGACCGGAGGTTCCTGCTGATCGCCGCGAGCGAGGGCGATCCCGCCCAGGAGGCTGCCGCGCTCGACCAGATGCTGGAGCACCGCGTGGAAGGGCTGCTGTACGCCACGACCTGGCACCGGGCCGTCAGCCTGCCGAAGGCCGCCCGCGAGGTTCCGACGGTGCTCGTCAACTGCTACGACGCGGAAGGGGAGCTGCCCTGCATCCTGCCCGACGAGGTGTCGGGCGGATACAAGGCGACCCGTCGGCTCCTGGACGCCGGGCACACGCGCATCGGGTTCATCAACCTCGACCCGGCGATCCCGGCCGCCGTCGGCAGGCGCGAGGGGTACGAGCGGGCCCTGCGCGAGGCCGGGATCACCCCCGACCCGTCCCTGGTCATCGCCGGCTGGGCCACCGCCGACGGCGCCTACACCGCCGCCTGCGAGCTGCTGGACCGCCCGGCCGCCGACCGGCCGACCGCGCTGTTCTGCGGCAACGATCGGATGGCGATGGGCGCGTACGACGCGATCAAGGAACGTGGGCTGTGCATCCCGCACGACGTGGCCGTGGTGGGGTTCGACAACCAGGAACTCATCGCTGCCTATCTGCGGCCGAAGCTGACGACGCTCGCTCTGCCCTTCGAAGCGATGGGCACCAAGGGCGTCGACATGCTCGCCGCTCTCGCAGCGGGGCAGCCGCTCGACACCCGCCGGGTGACGATCGACTGCCCGCTGCTCGAACGCTCGTCGGTCTGA